One Cryptosporangium aurantiacum DNA window includes the following coding sequences:
- a CDS encoding winged helix-turn-helix domain-containing protein — protein MSSTLPAARRPGPTQTLSAAEARRAALAAQGFADPRPAGRPGPRALRRVLDRVGLFQIDSVNVLVRSHYLPLFSRLGAYPVELLERAAYRPQRQLFEYWAHEASLLPVEVQPLLRWRMAQAADHAWGGMRRIAAEKPEVVANVRATIAERGPMTAGELEAENGPRAPRSGPWWDWRESKLALEYLFWAGEVTTVDRRNFERRYDLTERVLPPEVIATPTPEPADAYRELIRISARALGVATEPDLRDYFRLKPAQSKPAVAELVEEGALVPVSVEGWRDVAYLAADARVPRRVGATALLSPFDSLVWFRPRTERLFDFHYRLEIYTPAERRIHGYYVLPFLFRGQLVGRVDLKADRAAGVLRVPGVFGEPVVLADPLVPDGDGETPARGAAARRRAFAADAVAALAVELRSLAGWLGLDSVQVAPNGDLAVPLTAALAAG, from the coding sequence GTGAGCAGCACCTTGCCGGCCGCACGCCGGCCGGGCCCCACCCAGACTCTGTCGGCCGCGGAGGCCCGGCGTGCCGCGCTCGCGGCGCAGGGCTTCGCCGACCCACGTCCGGCCGGCCGCCCCGGTCCCCGGGCGCTACGCCGGGTGCTCGACCGGGTCGGCCTGTTCCAGATCGACTCGGTGAACGTGCTGGTTCGCTCCCACTACCTCCCGCTCTTCAGCAGGCTCGGCGCCTACCCGGTCGAGCTGTTGGAGCGCGCCGCCTACCGGCCGCAACGACAGCTGTTCGAGTACTGGGCGCACGAGGCGTCGCTGCTGCCGGTCGAGGTCCAGCCGCTGCTGCGCTGGCGGATGGCGCAGGCAGCCGACCACGCCTGGGGTGGCATGCGGCGGATCGCCGCGGAGAAGCCCGAGGTGGTGGCGAACGTCCGGGCGACGATCGCCGAGCGCGGCCCGATGACCGCGGGCGAACTGGAAGCGGAGAACGGGCCTCGTGCGCCCCGCTCCGGGCCGTGGTGGGACTGGCGGGAGTCCAAGCTCGCGCTGGAGTACCTGTTCTGGGCCGGTGAGGTCACCACCGTCGATCGGCGCAACTTCGAGCGCCGCTACGACCTCACCGAACGGGTCCTGCCGCCCGAGGTGATCGCGACCCCCACGCCCGAACCCGCCGACGCCTACCGCGAACTGATCCGCATCTCCGCTCGCGCGCTCGGCGTCGCCACCGAACCCGACCTGCGCGACTACTTCCGGCTCAAACCCGCTCAGTCCAAGCCGGCGGTCGCCGAACTCGTCGAGGAGGGTGCGCTGGTCCCGGTGTCGGTGGAGGGCTGGCGCGACGTGGCCTACCTCGCCGCGGACGCCCGGGTGCCCCGCCGGGTGGGCGCCACCGCGCTGCTCTCGCCATTCGACTCGCTGGTCTGGTTCCGGCCGCGCACCGAGCGGCTGTTCGACTTCCACTACCGGCTGGAGATCTACACGCCGGCCGAGCGCCGAATCCACGGCTACTACGTGCTGCCGTTCCTGTTCCGCGGGCAGCTCGTCGGCCGCGTCGACCTCAAGGCCGACCGGGCGGCAGGCGTGCTCCGGGTGCCGGGGGTGTTCGGCGAACCGGTGGTCCTGGCCGATCCGCTGGTGCCGGACGGCGACGGCGAGACACCCGCGCGGGGAGCGGCCGCGCGTCGGCGGGCGTTCGCGGCCGACGCCGTGGCCGCGCTCGCCGTCGAGCTGCGTTCGCTCGCGGGCTGGCTGGGCCTCGACAGCGTTCAGGTGGCGCCGAACGGCGACCTCGCGGTTCCGCTGACGGCGGCGCTGGCCGCCGGCTGA
- a CDS encoding DUF2752 domain-containing protein, with protein MLEQAGAPGPLAPAGAPVPPPHEGTHPHDAYMWQEAPPSRIERLALAAWTKPSWLAPLTILGCIGAASTYVLTNDPTDTRLDPLGPCAFKMLTGFDCPGCGGTRMVWYLLHGDVLQAARHHLVALIAVPILAWAYVVLAAKRFFGVQLPSKRIPLVAILGFLGFWVVFAVLRNLPWAPFSWFFVS; from the coding sequence ATGCTCGAGCAAGCCGGGGCGCCGGGGCCGTTGGCGCCGGCAGGTGCACCGGTGCCGCCGCCCCACGAGGGCACGCACCCCCACGACGCGTACATGTGGCAGGAGGCCCCGCCAAGCCGGATCGAGCGGCTGGCGCTGGCGGCCTGGACCAAGCCGTCGTGGCTGGCTCCGCTGACGATCCTCGGATGCATCGGTGCCGCGAGCACCTACGTGCTGACCAACGATCCGACCGACACGCGGCTCGACCCGCTCGGTCCGTGCGCGTTCAAGATGCTCACCGGCTTCGACTGCCCGGGGTGCGGCGGTACCCGGATGGTCTGGTACCTGCTGCACGGTGACGTCCTGCAGGCCGCCCGCCACCACCTCGTCGCGTTGATCGCGGTGCCGATCCTCGCCTGGGCGTACGTGGTCCTCGCCGCGAAGCGGTTCTTCGGCGTCCAGCTGCCGAGCAAGCGGATCCCGCTGGTCGCGATCCTCGGGTTCCTCGGGTTCTGGGTCGTGTTCGCCGTATTGCGGAACCTGCCCTGGGCGCCGTTCTCCTGGTTCTTCGTATCCTGA
- the thyX gene encoding FAD-dependent thymidylate synthase, whose protein sequence is MAEIVPLTVRAIAWTHFEPPADVDWSTDAEGGEALAEFAGRACYQSWRKPNPATATNAGYLRHILDVGHLSVLEHGSVTFYLTGVSRSLTHELIRHRHFSYSQLSQRYVPERDAAMVEPDIIAADPELHEAFTKAAEASVAAYTTLLEGLEKKFAEEGATNRTLARKQARQAARSVLPNATETRIVVTGNYRAWRHFIAMRATEAADVEIRALAIACLRELQRIAANAFADFTIDTLPDGTEVATSPLVTEG, encoded by the coding sequence GTGGCCGAGATCGTGCCGCTGACTGTCCGCGCGATCGCCTGGACGCACTTCGAGCCTCCGGCCGACGTCGACTGGTCGACCGACGCCGAGGGTGGCGAGGCACTCGCCGAGTTCGCCGGCCGGGCCTGCTACCAGTCGTGGCGCAAGCCGAACCCGGCCACCGCGACGAACGCGGGTTACCTTCGGCACATCCTGGACGTCGGCCACCTCTCCGTGCTCGAGCACGGCAGCGTCACGTTCTACCTGACCGGTGTCTCCCGGTCGCTGACCCACGAGCTGATCCGGCACCGTCACTTCTCGTACAGCCAGCTCTCCCAGCGGTACGTGCCGGAGCGGGACGCGGCGATGGTCGAGCCGGACATCATCGCGGCCGACCCGGAGCTGCACGAGGCGTTCACGAAGGCCGCGGAGGCCAGCGTCGCTGCCTACACGACGCTGCTCGAAGGGCTGGAGAAGAAGTTCGCCGAGGAAGGCGCGACCAACCGGACGCTGGCCCGCAAGCAGGCCCGCCAGGCCGCCCGGTCGGTGCTGCCGAACGCGACCGAGACGCGCATCGTCGTGACCGGCAATTACCGTGCGTGGCGGCATTTCATCGCGATGCGGGCCACCGAGGCCGCCGACGTGGAGATCCGTGCGCTGGCCATCGCGTGCCTGCGGGAGCTGCAGCGGATCGCGGCCAACGCGTTCGCCGACTTCACGATCGACACGCTCCCGGACGGCACCGAGGTCGCGACCAGTCCGCTGGTCACCGAGGGCTGA
- the dapA gene encoding 4-hydroxy-tetrahydrodipicolinate synthase codes for MSAELRRPFGRFLTAMITPFTADGSLDLKGAQKVAEHLIDVAGNDGLIVNGTTGEAPTMTDAEKESVLRAVVEAVGDRATIVAGAGNNDTRHSVELARTAEKAGADGLLVVSPYYNKPPQAGLERHVRTIADATGLPVMLYDIPHRTGVAFATETLIALAEHPRVVAVKDAKGDLAASAEVIAGSDLAYYSGDDILTLPLLSVGAVGVVSVTGHLVGPRIREMIDAFERGDVAAARTLHQGMLPVDVGVFRTQAAILTKAAYNLLGLPAGSVRSPLVDATAEQIATLRSDLARGGVVLGDEEAA; via the coding sequence ATGAGCGCCGAACTACGGCGGCCGTTCGGCCGCTTCCTCACCGCCATGATCACGCCCTTCACGGCGGACGGATCGCTCGACCTCAAAGGCGCCCAGAAGGTCGCAGAACACCTCATCGACGTGGCGGGCAACGACGGCCTGATCGTCAACGGAACCACCGGCGAGGCGCCGACGATGACCGATGCCGAGAAGGAGTCGGTGCTCCGCGCGGTCGTCGAGGCCGTCGGCGACCGGGCGACGATCGTCGCCGGGGCCGGCAACAACGACACCCGCCACTCGGTGGAGCTCGCCCGGACCGCGGAGAAGGCGGGTGCCGACGGGCTCCTCGTCGTCTCGCCGTACTACAACAAGCCGCCGCAGGCGGGTCTGGAACGGCACGTCCGCACGATCGCGGACGCGACCGGCCTGCCGGTGATGCTGTACGACATCCCGCACCGCACCGGCGTGGCGTTCGCCACCGAGACGCTGATCGCGCTCGCCGAGCACCCGCGGGTGGTCGCGGTGAAGGACGCCAAGGGCGACCTCGCCGCGAGTGCCGAGGTGATCGCCGGGTCCGACCTGGCGTACTACAGCGGCGACGACATCCTGACGCTGCCGCTGCTCTCGGTCGGCGCGGTGGGTGTCGTCAGCGTGACCGGGCACCTGGTCGGTCCACGCATCCGCGAGATGATCGACGCGTTCGAGCGCGGCGACGTGGCGGCCGCGCGCACGCTGCACCAGGGCATGCTCCCGGTCGACGTCGGCGTGTTCCGCACCCAGGCGGCGATCCTGACGAAGGCTGCTTACAACTTGCTCGGCCTGCCCGCCGGGTCCGTGCGTTCGCCGCTCGTCGATGCGACCGCAGAACAAATCGCGACGCTTCGCAGTGACCTCGCCCGTGGCGGCGTGGTGCTCGGCGATGAGGAGGCCGCATGA
- a CDS encoding ribonuclease J: MTVPADLGPPPPLPAGGLRVLPLGGLGAIGRNMTVFEAEGRLLIVDCGVLFPEADQPGVDLILPDFTPIADRLDDVEAIVLTHGHEDHIGGVPYLLRLKPDIPLVGSRFTLALIEAKLREHRIEPYSLTVREGQAEQLGPFGCEFFAVNHSIPDALAVAIRTAAGTVLHTGDFKMDQLPLDGRLTDLGGFHRIGREGVDLLLSDSTNAEVPGFVTAEREIGPVLDDLFRNATKRIIVASFASHVHRVQQVLDAAHAHGRRVAFVGRSMVRNMGVARDLKLLRIPEGLVVSLDDAASLPPERVVFMSTGSQGEPMSALGRMASRDHRHITIEPGDTIILASSLVPGNESAVYRVINGLARWGANVIHKEVAKVHVSGHAPAGELLYLLNAVRPRNFMPVHGEWRHLQAHARLAGQTGVPDDRIVLCADGDVVDLVDGVARITGHVENHYVYVDGLAVGDVGETALTERRILGDEGFIAVTVVVDEATGKVVGGPFVAARGFADDPTAFDPVLPLIEQALDSAAADGVIEPRQLQQTVRRTVGRWVSDTYRRRPMIVPTVLEV; encoded by the coding sequence ATGACGGTTCCGGCGGACCTCGGCCCGCCGCCGCCGCTTCCGGCCGGAGGGCTGCGTGTGCTGCCGCTCGGTGGCCTGGGCGCGATCGGCCGCAACATGACGGTGTTCGAGGCCGAGGGGCGGTTGCTGATCGTCGACTGCGGTGTCCTCTTCCCGGAAGCGGACCAGCCGGGCGTCGACCTGATCCTGCCGGACTTCACGCCGATCGCCGACCGCCTGGACGACGTCGAGGCGATCGTCCTCACGCACGGACACGAGGACCACATCGGCGGGGTGCCGTACCTGCTGCGCCTCAAGCCGGACATCCCGCTGGTGGGCTCGCGCTTCACGCTCGCGCTGATCGAGGCCAAGCTCCGCGAACACCGGATCGAGCCGTACAGCCTGACCGTGCGGGAGGGGCAGGCCGAGCAGCTCGGCCCGTTCGGCTGCGAGTTCTTCGCGGTCAACCACTCGATTCCGGACGCGCTTGCGGTGGCGATCCGGACGGCGGCGGGCACCGTGCTGCACACCGGTGACTTCAAGATGGACCAGCTGCCGCTCGACGGCAGGCTGACCGACCTCGGCGGCTTCCACCGAATCGGACGCGAGGGCGTCGACCTGCTGCTCTCGGACTCGACGAACGCCGAGGTGCCGGGCTTCGTCACCGCGGAGCGCGAGATCGGTCCGGTCCTCGATGACCTGTTCCGGAACGCCACCAAGCGCATCATCGTGGCGAGCTTCGCGTCTCACGTCCACCGTGTGCAGCAGGTGCTGGACGCGGCGCACGCGCACGGCAGGCGGGTCGCGTTCGTCGGCCGGTCGATGGTGCGGAACATGGGCGTGGCCCGTGACCTCAAGCTGCTCCGGATCCCCGAGGGCCTGGTCGTGTCGCTCGACGACGCGGCCAGCCTGCCGCCGGAGCGGGTCGTGTTCATGTCGACCGGCTCCCAGGGCGAACCGATGAGCGCGCTCGGACGGATGGCGTCCCGCGACCACCGGCACATCACGATCGAGCCCGGCGACACGATCATCTTGGCGTCGTCGTTGGTGCCCGGTAACGAGTCGGCGGTCTACCGCGTCATCAACGGGCTGGCCCGGTGGGGCGCGAACGTGATCCACAAGGAAGTGGCCAAGGTTCACGTCTCGGGTCATGCGCCGGCCGGTGAGCTGCTGTACCTGCTGAACGCGGTGCGGCCGCGCAACTTCATGCCGGTGCACGGCGAGTGGCGGCACCTGCAGGCGCATGCGCGCCTGGCGGGCCAGACCGGTGTGCCGGACGACCGGATCGTGCTCTGTGCGGACGGTGACGTCGTCGACCTGGTGGACGGCGTCGCGCGGATCACCGGCCACGTCGAGAACCACTACGTCTACGTGGACGGTCTGGCGGTCGGCGACGTCGGCGAGACCGCGCTGACCGAGCGGCGGATCCTCGGTGACGAGGGTTTCATCGCGGTGACCGTGGTCGTGGACGAGGCCACCGGCAAGGTCGTCGGCGGCCCGTTCGTCGCCGCCCGTGGGTTCGCCGACGACCCGACGGCGTTCGACCCGGTGCTACCGCTGATCGAGCAGGCGTTGGACTCCGCCGCGGCCGACGGAGTCATCGAGCCTCGCCAGCTGCAGCAGACCGTGCGCCGCACGGTCGGGCGCTGGGTGTCGGACACCTATCGGCGCCGCCCCATGATCGTCCCGACCGTGCTCGAGGTGTGA
- a CDS encoding DNA translocase FtsK, with the protein MAGGGSRASGSNTVGAKNGSAKKAAPRKATTGKAAPRKASGRPAAARNGAKAPAKRTSARAKAPSRVPGPGQAAGKILVNTWLFAARGVGGAVRAAGRQASTARDLPAEHRRDGAGLVVLAIAIVAAAALWFDAGGPTGELTRMAVRWLFGSLAVALPVLFGAAAVRMMRTPADPEHRGRMIVGWSALTIGLLGLFHLGAGDAADRDTWTHAGGVIGRFAAGPLVTAVTAWVAIPILVLVVIFGVLVITATPIAAIPARLDQLWGLTQGRVRALPPDLEGEDVGLDVVDDVVTPRPRRRRRAADGMSPDTGPVGDPEETGAVRRTGPDSVPAPRAGAKRATAPVSPADVPATPPRAVPEHTPAPTRSEQLALSATEGDYRLPPPTLLSSGPPAKTRSRANDTVIAALTGVFEQFDVDAAVTGFTRGPTVTRYEIELGPAVKVERITQLSRNIAYAVKSPDVRIISPIPGKSAVGVEIPNTDRETVALGDVLRSHVATSDEHPMLVGLGKDIEGGYVVANLAKMPHLLVAGATGAGKSSFINCLITSILSRATPDEVRLVLIDPKRVELTLYEGVPHLVTPIITNAKKAADALQWVVREMDMRYEDLAANGVRHIDDFNKRVKSGKIVAPPGSERVYRPYPYLLVIVDELADLMMVAPRDVEDAIVRITQLARAAGIHLVLATQRPSVDVVTGLIKANVPSRLAFSTSSLADSRVIIDQPGAEKLVGRGDGLFLPMGASKPIRIQGAWVTENETAAVVKFCKEQREPEFREDVTAPTASKKEIDEDIGDDLDLLCQAVELVVTTQFGSTSMLQRKLRVGFAKAGRLMDLMETRGVVGPSEGSKARDVLVKPDELDSVLTILRGGAAEE; encoded by the coding sequence ATGGCTGGTGGTGGTTCCCGCGCGTCCGGATCGAATACGGTCGGAGCGAAGAACGGATCCGCGAAGAAGGCTGCCCCCCGGAAGGCCACCACCGGTAAAGCCGCCCCGCGCAAGGCGTCCGGACGGCCCGCCGCCGCCCGCAACGGCGCCAAGGCCCCGGCGAAGCGGACGTCCGCGCGCGCCAAGGCTCCGTCCCGGGTACCCGGCCCGGGCCAGGCCGCCGGAAAGATCCTCGTCAACACCTGGCTGTTCGCCGCCCGCGGCGTCGGGGGAGCCGTCCGGGCCGCCGGGCGCCAGGCGTCCACGGCCCGCGACCTCCCGGCCGAGCATCGCCGCGACGGTGCGGGCCTCGTCGTCCTGGCCATCGCGATCGTCGCGGCCGCCGCACTCTGGTTCGACGCGGGCGGCCCGACCGGCGAGCTGACCCGGATGGCAGTCCGGTGGCTGTTCGGCTCGCTCGCGGTCGCGCTGCCGGTGCTGTTCGGCGCCGCCGCGGTCCGGATGATGCGGACACCGGCCGACCCCGAGCACCGCGGCCGGATGATCGTCGGTTGGTCCGCGCTGACGATCGGTTTACTGGGCCTGTTCCACCTGGGCGCCGGTGACGCCGCCGACCGCGACACCTGGACGCACGCCGGCGGCGTGATCGGCCGGTTCGCCGCCGGTCCGCTGGTCACCGCGGTCACCGCCTGGGTGGCGATCCCGATCCTGGTCCTCGTCGTGATCTTCGGCGTGCTGGTGATCACCGCGACGCCGATCGCCGCGATCCCCGCTCGCCTCGACCAGCTCTGGGGCCTGACCCAGGGCCGGGTGCGCGCGCTGCCGCCGGACCTCGAAGGCGAGGACGTCGGCCTGGACGTCGTCGACGACGTCGTGACGCCCCGGCCACGGCGCCGCAGGCGCGCCGCCGACGGCATGTCGCCGGACACCGGCCCCGTCGGCGACCCGGAGGAGACCGGAGCGGTCCGCCGGACCGGTCCGGACAGCGTCCCCGCGCCGCGCGCCGGAGCCAAGCGCGCCACCGCACCGGTCTCGCCGGCGGACGTGCCGGCCACCCCGCCGCGCGCGGTCCCGGAGCACACCCCGGCGCCCACCCGCTCCGAGCAGCTCGCGCTCAGCGCCACCGAGGGCGACTACCGGCTGCCGCCACCGACGCTGCTCTCTTCTGGCCCGCCCGCGAAGACCCGCAGCCGCGCCAACGACACCGTGATCGCGGCGCTGACCGGCGTGTTCGAACAGTTCGACGTGGACGCTGCGGTCACCGGCTTCACCCGCGGCCCGACCGTGACCCGGTACGAGATCGAGCTCGGTCCGGCCGTGAAGGTCGAACGCATCACGCAGCTCTCCCGGAACATCGCGTACGCGGTCAAGTCGCCGGACGTCCGGATCATCAGCCCGATCCCCGGGAAGTCGGCGGTCGGCGTCGAGATCCCGAACACCGACCGGGAGACCGTCGCGCTCGGCGACGTCCTGCGCAGCCACGTGGCGACCAGTGACGAGCACCCGATGCTGGTCGGTCTCGGTAAGGACATCGAGGGCGGCTACGTGGTGGCCAACCTCGCGAAGATGCCGCACCTGCTGGTCGCGGGCGCCACCGGCGCCGGTAAGTCGAGCTTCATCAACTGCCTGATCACCAGCATTCTGTCGCGCGCCACCCCGGATGAGGTGCGGCTGGTCCTGATCGACCCGAAGCGGGTCGAGCTGACGCTGTACGAGGGCGTGCCGCACCTGGTGACGCCGATCATCACGAACGCGAAGAAGGCCGCGGACGCGCTGCAGTGGGTCGTCCGCGAGATGGACATGCGGTACGAGGACCTGGCCGCGAACGGTGTCCGCCACATCGACGACTTCAACAAGCGGGTGAAGAGCGGCAAGATCGTCGCCCCTCCCGGCAGCGAGCGGGTCTACCGCCCGTACCCGTACCTGCTGGTGATCGTCGACGAGTTGGCCGACCTGATGATGGTGGCGCCGCGCGACGTCGAGGACGCGATCGTGCGGATCACGCAGCTCGCGCGTGCCGCCGGTATCCACTTGGTACTGGCCACACAGCGGCCGTCGGTGGACGTCGTCACGGGTCTGATCAAGGCGAACGTGCCGTCGCGGCTGGCGTTCTCGACGTCGTCGCTGGCCGACTCCCGGGTCATCATCGACCAGCCGGGCGCGGAGAAGCTGGTCGGCCGCGGTGACGGGCTGTTCCTGCCGATGGGCGCGAGCAAGCCGATCCGGATCCAGGGCGCCTGGGTCACCGAGAACGAGACCGCGGCTGTCGTCAAGTTCTGCAAGGAGCAGCGCGAGCCGGAGTTCCGGGAGGACGTCACCGCGCCGACGGCGTCCAAGAAGGAGATCGACGAGGACATCGGCGACGACCTCGACCTGCTCTGCCAGGCGGTGGAGCTGGTCGTGACGACGCAGTTCGGGTCGACGTCGATGCTGCAGCGCAAGCTGCGCGTCGGGTTCGCCAAGGCGGGCCGGCTGATGGACCTGATGGAGACGCGTGGTGTGGTCGGGCCGTCGGAAGGGTCGAAGGCCCGTGACGTCCTGGTGAAGCCCGACGAGCTGGACTCGGTCCTCACGATCCTCCGCGGCGGGGCCGCGGAGGAATGA
- a CDS encoding nucleoside-diphosphate kinase — protein sequence MRIGGSDAVGIAARHAFLLLKPDAVVRRRLVPALEWLTARGWRVVHARRFRVHRWAVRAFWQYQWNTASRDRREMADLYMSATDSLVLLLRAPHDDEWASTILTGDKGSSDPARCRPGQLRHTLGTLNQQLNLVHSADEPVDLVREVGICCTASERTAVYRALVDGVDAVDGALDLARRMEAEHEPLDLSLAGTVARLAGRVDGTGERALLHRRLTGLLDGRPSDWRELITLADRAGVALSRWDRVVLGTYLLVPTLPGVVPLVPDASATGVAVPQ from the coding sequence TTGCGTATCGGCGGTTCGGATGCGGTCGGAATCGCGGCACGCCACGCGTTTCTCCTGCTCAAGCCCGACGCGGTGGTGCGGAGGAGGCTGGTGCCCGCGCTGGAATGGCTGACGGCGCGTGGATGGCGGGTCGTGCACGCTCGGCGGTTCCGCGTTCACCGCTGGGCGGTCCGTGCGTTCTGGCAGTACCAGTGGAACACCGCGTCCCGTGATCGCCGGGAGATGGCCGACCTCTACATGTCCGCGACCGACTCGCTGGTGCTCCTGCTCCGGGCGCCGCACGACGACGAGTGGGCGTCCACGATCCTCACCGGGGACAAGGGGTCCTCCGACCCGGCACGCTGCCGGCCCGGTCAGCTCCGGCACACCCTGGGGACGCTCAACCAGCAGCTGAACCTCGTGCACAGCGCGGACGAGCCGGTGGATCTCGTCCGGGAGGTCGGGATCTGCTGCACCGCCTCGGAACGCACCGCCGTCTACCGCGCGCTCGTCGACGGGGTGGACGCGGTCGACGGCGCCCTCGACCTGGCTCGCCGGATGGAGGCCGAGCACGAGCCGCTCGACCTGTCGCTGGCCGGAACCGTCGCCCGCCTGGCCGGCCGCGTGGACGGCACCGGAGAGCGCGCGCTGCTCCACCGCCGGCTCACCGGGTTGCTGGACGGGCGGCCGAGCGACTGGCGCGAACTCATCACCCTCGCCGACCGGGCCGGGGTGGCGCTGTCCCGCTGGGACCGGGTGGTGCTGGGCACGTACCTGCTGGTTCCGACGCTGCCGGGCGTCGTCCCGCTGGTGCCGGACGCGTCGGCGACCGGCGTCGCCGTGCCTCAGTAG
- a CDS encoding peptide deformylase: protein MRRLGIAQLDDDPLLREPTVEFNLPAEVAVARRIVAELRARAADVRAVHAFRKGMGLAAPQIGFGRRVAIVHTPDVRGPIVLLNPRVVHRSAADEVRFEGCLSFFDVRGKVRRPVHLVVESQALDGTPRTTRFEGSLARLVAHEIDHLDGVLYCDRMAATDVLMPVEHYRATEAAGNY, encoded by the coding sequence ATGCGGAGGCTGGGGATCGCCCAGCTCGACGACGACCCGCTGCTCCGGGAGCCGACCGTCGAGTTCAACCTGCCCGCCGAGGTGGCGGTGGCCCGCCGGATCGTGGCCGAGCTGCGGGCTCGGGCCGCTGACGTCCGGGCCGTTCACGCCTTCCGCAAGGGGATGGGACTGGCCGCGCCACAGATCGGCTTCGGCCGCCGGGTGGCGATCGTGCACACGCCCGACGTCCGCGGCCCGATCGTCCTGCTCAACCCGCGGGTGGTGCACCGATCGGCGGCCGACGAGGTGCGGTTCGAGGGGTGCTTGAGCTTCTTCGACGTGCGTGGCAAGGTCCGGCGTCCGGTGCACCTCGTGGTCGAATCACAGGCTCTGGACGGGACGCCGCGCACCACCCGCTTCGAGGGCAGCCTCGCCCGGCTGGTCGCGCACGAGATCGATCACCTGGACGGCGTCCTGTACTGCGACCGGATGGCGGCGACCGACGTGCTCATGCCGGTCGAGCACTACCGCGCCACCGAGGCGGCCGGAAACTACTGA
- a CDS encoding HAD family hydrolase — protein MPLSTRSDCLRSASKSLWGVSHLPGSEESPQDDVALRAVLFDMDGTLVASDGVWDQAMTEMAAAHGGELPPDFFVRSVGLAVSEALLLAHELLGLSDEHLDRNLSWVLDRARMLLDEAPPLWFDGARELVRAVRTAGLHTGLVTSSGRTHVEAALVETDRSWFDVIVSGDDVVAPKPSPEPYLRAADALGVEPGECAVVEDSAIGVASALAAGCRVVVVAPVTTACLTVGGIAAVDLDLLRSLQHGRPSAVQG, from the coding sequence ATGCCGCTGAGCACCCGGAGCGATTGCCTCCGATCGGCGAGCAAATCACTCTGGGGTGTGTCGCACTTGCCGGGAAGTGAGGAAAGCCCACAGGACGACGTCGCGTTACGAGCAGTGCTGTTCGATATGGACGGCACGCTGGTCGCGAGCGACGGTGTGTGGGACCAGGCCATGACCGAAATGGCAGCCGCTCACGGCGGCGAACTTCCACCCGACTTCTTCGTCCGCAGCGTCGGATTGGCCGTCTCCGAGGCGCTCCTGCTCGCGCACGAGTTGCTGGGCCTCTCCGACGAGCATCTCGACCGCAATCTGAGCTGGGTGCTCGACCGGGCGCGCATGCTGCTCGACGAGGCGCCACCGCTGTGGTTCGACGGCGCCAGGGAGCTGGTCCGGGCGGTACGGACCGCCGGGCTGCACACCGGCCTCGTGACGTCGTCCGGCCGGACGCACGTGGAGGCGGCGCTGGTCGAGACCGACCGGTCCTGGTTCGACGTCATCGTGTCCGGCGACGACGTGGTCGCGCCGAAACCGAGCCCCGAGCCGTACCTGCGCGCCGCGGACGCCCTGGGCGTCGAGCCGGGGGAGTGCGCGGTGGTCGAGGACTCCGCGATCGGGGTGGCCAGCGCGCTCGCGGCCGGCTGCCGGGTGGTCGTGGTGGCGCCGGTGACCACCGCCTGCCTCACGGTCGGCGGGATCGCGGCGGTCGACCTCGACCTCCTGCGCTCACTGCAGCACGGCCGGCCGTCGGCGGTTCAGGGCTGA